From the genome of Globicephala melas chromosome 11, mGloMel1.2, whole genome shotgun sequence, one region includes:
- the EIF1B gene encoding eukaryotic translation initiation factor 1b: MSTIQNLQSFDPFADATKGDDLLPAGTEDYIHIRIQQRNGRKTLTTVQGIADDYDKKKLVKAFKKKFACNGTVIEHPEYGEVIQLQGDQRKNICQFLLEVGIVKEEQLKVHGF, encoded by the exons ATGTCCACTATCCAGAACCTCCAATCTTTCG ACCCCTTTGCTGATGCAACTAAGGGTGACGACTTACTCCCGGCAGGGACTGAGGATTACATTCATATAAGAATCCAGCAACGGAACGGCAGAAAGACACTGACTACTGTTCAGGGCATTGCAGATGATTATGACAAGAAGAAACTTGTGAAAGCTTTCAAAAAG AAATTTGCCTGTAATGGTACTGTGATTGAACATCCTGAATACGGAGAGGTTATTCAGCTTCAAGGTgaccaaagaaaaaacatttgccAGTTTCTCTTGGAG gTTGGCATTGTCAAGGAGGAACAGCTTAAGGTTCATGGATTCTAA